The region CACCGACGAGACCCCCCTCACCGTGCGCGGCCAGGATCACCCCTGGGTGTCGCGTGGCGGCCTCAAGCTGGCCGGCGGCTTGTCTCACTTCGGCCTCGACGTCACGGGCCGCGTCGGCCTGGACGTCGGCGCCTCCACCGGCGGCTTCACCGATGTCTTGCTGACCCACGGCGCCGCCCGGGTTTACGCCGTGGATGTCGGCTACGGCCAACTGGCCCACCGCCTGCGCGAAGATCCCCGGGTGGTGGTGCTCGAACGCTTCAATGCCCGCTACCTCTCGGCCGAGCAGGTTCCCGAGCCGGTGGACGCCATCGTCTGCGATGCCAGCTTCATCGGCCTGCGCACCGTGCTCCCTGCCGCCCTGGCCCTCGCCGCCCCGGAGGCCATCCTGGTCGCCCTCATCAAGCCCCAGTTCGAGGTCGGCCGGGGCAACGTCGGCAAAGGCGGCGTGGTCCGCGACCCGGCCCTTCACGCCGAAGTCTGCGACACCATCACCACATGGCTCGCCGCCCTCCCCGGCTGGACCGTTCTTGGCGTC is a window of Pararhodospirillum photometricum DSM 122 DNA encoding:
- a CDS encoding TlyA family RNA methyltransferase, encoding MARTRLDQALVDRGLVESRSRAQALILAGLVFSGEKRLDKAGQPVTDETPLTVRGQDHPWVSRGGLKLAGGLSHFGLDVTGRVGLDVGASTGGFTDVLLTHGAARVYAVDVGYGQLAHRLREDPRVVVLERFNARYLSAEQVPEPVDAIVCDASFIGLRTVLPAALALAAPEAILVALIKPQFEVGRGNVGKGGVVRDPALHAEVCDTITTWLAALPGWTVLGVTPSPITGPDGNVEFLIAGRYAP